GAAGATTTTCGTGAAAGCAATGGTCAGGATGGAAATAGATAAGCCGTCTAGACTATAGGATCTTTTCAAACAGAAAAGGCTTTAAAAGCCTGTGCTATACTGAAAACAGCTGAACTCATTCCTGtgaatgttactttaaaaatccgTTCTTGGCATACTCCGTAGTTTATGTCTActcattttcttgtttgtttgtttacggtGACCTTGGATCTTAATATTTGGAACTGGATAAAGGTGCTGtaatacagaattttttttattatacagggtgtcccacgagtaacccgacaaacgtctcaggtggtttcctctcatcatcAAAATAATGAGAAAAGTTCATatatgtccggaaacgctttgttagcgagctatggctagcgaaagatttcgcccaatTTTCTAGGAAAGAATAGAAATACAATGAAACTGGTatttttatggcgtaaagatagttgttacacttaatggtttttttttgtttgaaggttaattttgacgatggaaggattgtgaaggaaacagtcgtaggtggttagtagacgagtgaagacgtattgtgacctgtattccgtggttctgttttaatgattagtgttttgtatagtttttttattacatgcatgtttatagagttagtgaatatgacaaacaatatgtaggttgtgattcctgactaaggcgtgccacaacggtttggtaagatttgtttattttaacctagtttgtaattatgtattaggttagttctttacctgaagaagagatcagattgcagatctcgaaacgtagtgttactgatttcttgtttcactgaacgatggcaaatgtccggaaaaatcctgtttcctaatggtttttatgtaaaatgaactggaAAATGGAACTAAATACAtcccagacctgtaagaccacccatttctgagacatcagacaaaatatgcaaaattcgtTCTCGAAcaacatgctttgtttagatttgaagtaaattaacttcattaaaaGGATGATAATCACgcaaaatttttaaccaaaaaatttagagaatttaattcagaagagaattatgtaaaatattccaataacaaacaaacacaaagttaaaaaaataatgtttaattaaatcaactcGTTCTTCATAGAACAAACAAACACTTTAATTACTTATCtttgctaatattttattacaatgcctATACCTTATAAATGGTGTTCATAATTATTTCCTTGGTAATTTAGCACAGTCTAGTGCGTTTAACGAGTAGCTTTTCTGATCTCGGTCTTTGTTAAGTAGTTTACAATTCGATTAAATAATTCTTCTGAATTAACTGGTTCTGCGTGTACAAGTTACtttaaataatccaaaaatgttttctaatatttattcgTAATCCAAGACATGAACCAGTGTCAACCACCTAAGGCATTGAAAATTGTCGTCGATGTAAAGACATCGTTGAACCCAAACATTACTACTTTTATTACTCTATTCTCCGCTAGGAAACTTAAACACGAATAAGGTTTTGTTGTGTAAGAAACTAGCTCACGTAAGAAAGACATATGGGGCTTATACAAACAGGGGAGGAAGTGGAATGGTAGAACACACAAAGGTGGGAGATACACTGGCGACTGAATTTACAACTCTGTTGTCCCGAATTATCATATAAAGTAGGGGAGGGTGTAGTCGACGgtcaaatttatatatacttttcttGAAAATACTAGCTTGTGTATAGTATTGTATAATAGGGGAGGGATTAGGGGTTGTGTAATAGTTTGCTCCGTCGACAAAACAAGAATATGTTGTCGCGACTTGAACAAAGCACGTGCAGCTTCTCCTGTACATTTGACACGATTGATAGTTTAAAAAGTTTCACTTAAAGCACACAATTAACCATTGTAAATTATTATCACTTTAATCAAAAAACCACACAGCTATCCCAGATAAAACAATTTGGACAAAGCTCAGATGTAGATACATTTCACACATCaaatttattacgttattttttatttattatttatttattaagtcaaCGGTAAACCGTTTcgtacatataatgtatttataagtaacaGATGACATGCTAGATATTAATGACTAAGATGAAATTaacatacaacaaaattattatgttgCTATACTACTTAATGAATAGCAAAGCAATGATGCATAACAATTAATACCAGCATCCACAGCATCCAAATAAGTATCAAAATcactcaaattataaataataatgaaacacaataacccaactttatatatatatatatatatatatatatatatatatatatatatatatatatatatatatataaacacatacacaAATTCATTTTGTATAAGtgacaatagcctaatttaatttcaataaacattgaatcgcaaaaagtacttgctccgccgggactcgaacccggatctctcactttccagGTTAACACTTACAGccaaataaatatcaacaaaattactaaattgtaaatgaaaggaaaacaatattataaaataaccaaaGTTTACATCGTAATATATACATCAAAATACTTATTAACGACtcagtttatataaatgtatcatgcacattaaataaattcctgcAGAGATCTCCGAAACGATTTGCTTGAGGACCCAAAGAACTCAACACCACCAGACACTTTGTTTCCTTTCCTCGTCAGTCTTGGAATACAGCTGTGGTGGGCGTGAACGGAAGGCAATGCACGGCTGCAGAAGATGTCTTGGGATATCGTAACATTTTGGATTAATGAACTTTCATAAATGTAAGagacatataaaaaaacacttatagatgttaattttaaaatgtacacgctggcaaaattgtgttttatttcaattttagttgTAAGGGTGGATTAGGAAAGTGTATACTCTTCCATaacaaatagtttgtttattttaataatttttaagtgctATATTCGAAAATATGTTCTTGTATCCGCTATTTATATTAATACGTTTTAAAGAGGAgcttaaattttcttattaactACAATGAATTTAAAAGTTTGATATAATATAGTGAGTGTTCTTTGTATGTCAAAGaccattttaacaaattaactttaagATCTCATGtacataaccataatacaaaaaacaaataaaaagttgatTTGAAGTATGTTAAGTTAGAGAAATCAAAAACTAGCCTAATTCATGTAGgtataagattatttaataagttaccattgCAATACAGAAATATGCGCTATATGAGATTTAAGTCAACCatagagaattttaaaaacacaaagcATACTACTCAGTCAAGGAGTTTCAAGGGGGAAATTTATAAAATCTAGTATGATTTGTAAGTAGGCCTAATCTAATCTAGGctagcataaataaataaataataaaataaataatatttttactatgtttaattttagtaaaaattgaatCTGTTTATTACACTATTACATACTGTGATTAACGCCATTAAAGATTCTGATTCgtgtctttttcgtttaagggccagcacaaaagaccctagcttgcctattcaaaactcagatcacacgatgcttgcccgctgcgcagcgctttgcgctgcttgctcttttaggaaaacaattaactcgagcttgcaaagtccaagcccagatcaactcaccacgctttatagAACTAACCTCTCTAGCTAAACTGAACAACGCCAttactgcttacacacacaaaactcagacagaactaacgcaggtttcattacaggcaaaagataagcggcgcgcgttgatcgctgataagataagacgagtttatactagaagtagtacctggaatactgccctacgaactaataacaccaaaaaaaacgaaaaaacgattaaatgcactgtcagtcaggtatagtatgtttgtaaggtgctggcccttaaacgaaaaagaccctctGATTCTCTTAAGGTGGATGTAAAATACGTCTATTGCATTGTTTTATATGAACATCTATGTCTATGTATCCACGTATATATTATTGCTCCTGCATTATAAAGGATCTTTAGAGAAATTGGCAAGGTCTTCGGGTAAGTGCTGAGATCAAGTTTTACGATGCCGGAAAGTCATTGTCTACACGATCTCAGTGGCTCTAGGTGTAAAACAAAATTAGCGTTGACATTCTATAATATACATTGTTTGTATAgattatattttggatttatcaagaaaatatatactcaCGTAATTTATGAGAGAGGTCTGCTTCGATCAAAAGGCATCTACCCTTGTATTGTATGTCTTATCTAAGGTGCTTTTTGCTAAATTTTAACGTTTAAAGGCATTATCAATACCTATGTTACCGAACTATTTTAAGTAAATCAGCAGTAGCGGCTGTCCGTGGTTTGGTTCGATGTTTTTGAAATCATCATGTTTACAGACTCCAGCAGAAAATAACCACGGGGACTTCGTGATAAATTAATAACCAACTGCGATCGCAGATTCTATTTGCCCACAAGACTAGTGAGGAGCACTACCTTAATTTTGAATACTTCCTATGAAACTATAAGACTTATGAGGACCAAATTGTcactttcataaatttatatttttcttatgaaGATACTGTGAACAGAGAAAACGGTTACGTAATTATGgaggaaaattaaatttgaatgttacaatggttcaaaattgtatttggctcgagttcaccttcctcctagtGAAGCGCTGGTAATGATCCTGGTATCTGGAGACGGCGTCATATTCCAGATGAAAAGGATGGCTAAATAAACTAATAACTGGAGCTACTACTGAATTGGTTAACCACAAAAAACAATGGTTTTAGTTATCTCACTTCTTTCAAATACACTCAAATAACAACACTATTCATGAATATCCGGGCCCGGGCGTCTGTTAGTACATTCCTGGTATGTACGACCTTGATTTTGAAGTAAGTACCGTTTCCATCTATAATAAGTATCGAGTGAACTTTTATCAACTTTTCTAcgtaatttttatcaatattaaggCACTTATCAAATTATGAAACACTTACTTATCTGAAACAGCAACTGAATGCAATCAATTATACACTAATGAAAGCAATGACTTTCTAGATGCTTCTTTTGATGAAAAAAGCATATTGTAGTACTTCGGTGCTAATTTGAAACTGCTCCTGggattataaaattgtgtatagcaAAATACTGTAATTAAGTATTGAGTTCGTACTTTATAGagtcagaaactatttgaccgatcattataaaaatgtgtatgtatgtgtatttgtccatgtagaaggtttatatgctatgcccattgatgtaacttatCACCAGGCGGcgctgaaaaataaaacatttatcaaagcgcctgcacattttaaactgcaattacgagacagttacataaattaaatagctaaacactatttgaaggcgttaCCTTTTGTATATTCGTCTgtataaatttctggttgaacttaaagcttgagagttagactactttataataaagtacatgtacgtgtacaatggctttAAACATACACTTGTGACAGATTTTCTCGATCGtaacaacaaggtaaactctacatcggcgttggaaatataattcaattgaaccagacgtgctcatacacgggcaaagcttacgaaaagcgtgtgaagccgcgggaaacagctagtatctTGATAAAAATGTAGTAGAGATCACTTCTTGAAACCTAAGAATAACGAAGAAATTATTAACTGGctgtttcattttcaatttatcaTTCACTTTCTCCACCGAATCGTTGGTGATCATTGATAGCCGTCCTCTCCGTTTGAAAATTCTTTCAGCCATCATCTAAACTCTTACCCATTCGTATTCAATTCCATCACACATAGTGTTTGTCCATGCAATCCACAAATCTGTCGGTGAAATTCAATTGCTCTGACACCTTTAGCgccaagaaaaaaaacaacagctCGTACTTTACAGTCGGCGGTTTTCTCAACTGACGGGACATTTGAAATATGCATTAAAGATATGTAAAAACTATCGATTTTGCCGTGATTGCGTCTACGGCTTGCTAACATAAGGAGGTAGACAGAGCGCATGCGCGGGAAACCGACCGCCGCGCTGCAGCGgcagaatttaaaaacatttattattggaTGTTTTTACTGAAGTAGTTTAGACATAAAATTTACCTTCACACCAATCGGACTAAATAAGACTAGTGCAGTAATTATTCTTGATGTTGGATGGTAATCCACGACGTACGAGTATCCATAGAAACATATgtggtataaaaattaatagaactaTTAAAAGTCTAAATTGCAAATATGATGTCAAAATTCCAAGTATACCTTCACGACATACCCACTCTTGGCAGACCAGAAAAGTCCTCATCTGGCGTAAGTTGGTGTGAGTTCTAGAAGTTGAAGTCACGCCCTTGTTACCTTCAATCTTCTATAATCTGGTTGTCAAGTTAATAAGTAATCGGTGCTATTGTATTTACTACAATACAatctatatgtttttttttacccGACAGGGATCCcttctggatggtttataccttccagttgaacctaccactgggcacagcaaaaaaccgatgtcacttaaatctgggcaaccttatggatgtccaggtgcggcacatcactaactgcaaatgtcgagattctggggtgcaagggtaattcgatagttctagtctactgcgggagatgactgttggagttggtggagtttgttccctaagtatcagagatTCAGAGAtccttgctagcctcaacaagggtgtgccaccccctgcatGCTttgactaatataataataataataaatttaacttatttattttctcattctaTTCTGCCACAAAAATGGTTGAATGCCACAGCCATtctgactagagaggctggttcagagctggcctccccttctgcCGTGGGGGCATGACTTTAAGAATAGAGGCctaattcttcttcatggatctcgataggaggcgaccTGTATTCCCTAATCTTAACcttcctgaatattctgtcacttcggaagcaacgctaaggttcttataggactaagtgcaatttataagcttcttgtcctaagagaacaaaaaaaacttatttttacctgTAATAATGTACATATTACGAGTACATAACATGTCAATTATAAAGTAaacttaagaatatttatttttaactaaaggtttaaaacattagaaaattttaatattattcattcacaattttgtaacaaaaacagTACTGCAGATCTTTTCAGAGTTTGGTCTTCTAATTGAAAGAGAATCTAATACACTTCAACACTATTCCAGAAAAAAAGCATTGCAACGATAAAATGTTCCAGCTGCTGGAACTGTGAAACTAGTAGTACAGAAATAGAATCTTTACATTCTTTGCTTTATTCACTCCATTCATTTACTGTATTCATAAAACCCGGACTTGTTTGCAGAGAATTAAAAACAGGTATTGAACCTCATCTGTAttgagttttgttttagtttgctTCACTACAGCGACGTAAGGCAACGATTTTagattgaaaatttataaaaatgcactATTAAACAATCCTGAGTTAAGGTGCGAATCATTGTAAGTCCTTCATAATTAACTAAAACGTGTGTTGGTTTCTAATAGATTATTGTATTGTGTTTAGATCAGAGATCTCAATCGAACTCGGCCGAAGAAagtatttcaacaacaaaatgaGGAGCCACttcaaaaaagtaagttttttcaCTTCTTAACgtgcattattatttaatgtctGTACCATTATAAATTGCGAATACTAATACTGGTATACAAAGATACATCGGTATTGtattttgtaagaaaacaaatagtcatatttaaaaagtaataataaaacatatgtttgaacTATAGACAACTTATTGATATGCTAATGCTGCATTGAAAACATGAGAGGCAACAGAAACATGTTTATGACAACATTTTGTGAAGTTCTTAGTATTAAAAACGGACACAGCCAAAATTTGAATGTGGTTACGCGGAATCCATCACCACAAACTTAAAGTCATGAGATTCATGCCGCGGCATCAAACTGTGATAGTGCcgtaatattacacaaaaatgatgaacaattataaattttaattaggactaattaaaacattgataaaagcATTGTACGTTCCTCACAGAGAACATTCCACAAGTTTGCCAAATCTTTTTAAAGCGAAGAGCTATGTTATTGAAAGACATGCTGTTTtcgtaaaaatagatttataataaaagtatctATCTACGgtactactttttataattaaaaaatgtgtacttttatACACAAAGCATCGCCgtgaaagttatttttttagcCTAAATTTAATATTGCTTCACGAGTATATGGGTCTAAATCTAGTACAGGCATCGGATTTGTTCCAAACCCTGCCATAGACTAATCAGAAGCATATAGGAATAGGATATAATAAATATAGGACACCGAATATcccatcatattttaaaacattcaaataataacacattttacaataGTATCAAAGCATCGTTTCTGCTAATAAACTAATGTCCAACGGAATTGGATACAGATATACATTTCTGTATATTCTAAGTAATCCTTAAGAACTAATGCCCCCATTTAACCTATAATAATcagaatcataaaatatttatttctttgtaatcaCACATTGCAATAAGATTAAAGAGCCATATAGGACGAATCATGTGCGTGGATCTGAGTTCTACATTAAACATTACTACATACTACATAAAGagacagaaagaaaaaataatagcaatgaaaacaaatttgaaatatatttacagtattggTTAACATAAATAAGTTCATACTAAGACTGCTAAAAAATAGTTGTAACCGCTCATAATTACATCTGCTGCCATAATTGATTAGCACTGCAGAAATACTTGTCTTCCTTTGTTTAGGATCAAAGAATTCTACAccagttattatataaaaataaaaaaaacccaaaaatcaaattatattaaaaaatttaaaaatataaaccaaaaaaaaaaaccacattgAAAaagagctcttcttattggaaaaactattttctatataaaataaaactccatgaagaaaactcacaattgtttaataattttaattttctcaccCGAGGCTTTTCGACATCTAAGATGCCACCGTGAGGTGACATATAAGAGGCATCTTAGATGTAGAAAAGCCTCGGGtgaggaaattaaaattattggacaattgtgagttttcttctatagaaaataaaaccatagttgatttaaatgaactttaaatgtgCTAAAAAGTATCAATTCAAAATAGATTccattaaaagttgtttataataatttacgtaGTGAAGGTTTAGCTTTgtagataattaaatatttgcataggCGAGGGTACACAGCTATATTTGCAGCTTTAACACAGTACTTGTGTGGATAGTGTCAGTCTGCAAtttgacatattaaaatatactcaGGACAGATTAGCAGCTCTCGTAATCAGCTCCTACCTTCACCAGCCAGATGACGGTCCGTTTTGTATATAAACTAAGTGAAACCTACAGACctaaatggggggggggggggggtaataatagtaatgatttaaaatgtaaatttaaatttcagagaAGGCAGACTCGTGTGGCAGACACCACACCTCTCTGGTTACCCCAAGACCAATCACGATTCAGAGTTCACATCTGAGGTCCCATTACTGCCTAGAGGAGCTGAGGCGACCCCAGTGTGATAGGGTGCTGAGGAGCGCCTCACAAGCCCAGGTGACAAACAGGGCTCCAGACACCAAGGGGGAGAACTGCGATGTCGCCTTCCTCAAAAAACTTCTGGCGATGAACAAGAAGGAGGAGCTGTTGTTGAACAAGAAGTTGGCTAAACTTCTGGCAGAAGAATTGAAAACACCTGAGGTCAGAACGGGCAAAGGTTGTAAAGGATGCACGTCGTTATCTGCTTTGTCAGTTTATAATAACCATGATAAAAGACTGTTGTTAATGGACAGTACAGTCCAGGGATCACCATCCAGGAACAGAAGAGTCCCATGTCCACCCCAGTTTGATGCAAATGGAAGAGTGATTTTCAACGACAGTGATGAAGAAGACACCGAAGATTTCAATCACAGATTGGAGCCCAAGGTTGAATTCACTTCTGCTGAATCGAAAACCTGGATCAACACCACCacagttataaaaacaaagtcTGATGTGTCTGGGAAAATGTGTTCTAAGAAAAATTCCCTGTCTGTGATCAACCAACGCCCTTCCTTGCAAACGAAGAGTTGTGGTAGAAAATGTGGAGAGGTTGAGGGGGATAGTTATCCTCGCAAATCCTTTTTCACGGCCAGTAATGCCTACCAAAACTACCAGAGTCAGAAGAGAAATACAGACCAGAGTGAGGTATTGGATAACATGGCAGCTCATTGTTGTGTGGCGGTTCCAACGAAACCTAGGAAGATGACAAAAAAAGTCTGGGATTTTaacaatattccaaaaaataagCCCGAAAACTCTTCACAATGTGGAAGGCACATATATACAGTTGGATTAAACACATTTCCCTGTTGTAAAGGTGATGGCACCTCCAAAATGATCAAAGAAGACAGAAATGGTAAATTGAAAAACAGCAGAACTCAAATTTTCTGTCATGGTGATGGACATACTAGACCAACTCGATGAGTGAATCGAggaagtgtatttatttattatgtatgctGTGAATAAAACTTCCATATAGTAAAACACTTGTGAAATTTGCAATAAAAAGTTATGAATGAAGCACTCA
This Homalodisca vitripennis isolate AUS2020 chromosome 3, UT_GWSS_2.1, whole genome shotgun sequence DNA region includes the following protein-coding sequences:
- the LOC124358611 gene encoding uncharacterized protein LOC124358611, with the protein product MMSKFQVYLHDIPTLGRPEKSSSGIRDLNRTRPKKVFQQQNEEPLQKKKADSCGRHHTSLVTPRPITIQSSHLRSHYCLEELRRPQCDRVLRSASQAQVTNRAPDTKGENCDVAFLKKLLAMNKKEELLLNKKLAKLLAEELKTPEVRTGKGCKGCTSLSALSVYNNHDKRLLLMDSTVQGSPSRNRRVPCPPQFDANGRVIFNDSDEEDTEDFNHRLEPKVEFTSAESKTWINTTTVIKTKSDVSGKMCSKKNSLSVINQRPSLQTKSCGRKCGEVEGDSYPRKSFFTASNAYQNYQSQKRNTDQSEVLDNMAAHCCVAVPTKPRKMTKKVWDFNNIPKNKPENSSQCGRHIYTVGLNTFPCCKGDGTSKMIKEDRNGKLKNSRTQIFCHGDGHTRPTR